GACGAGAGCGGTCCTGAGGGGGGCCCGCAGGGCGCCGAGGACACCGAGCGCCGCAGGCGCCGGGCCCAGTTCCTCCGAGAGCTGAACGAGGCCAAGGCGCTGCGGGAACGGGTCCAGCCCCGCCGGGCCCGTGCGGCGAGGATGCGCCAGCAGATGCGTATGCGGACATTCCGCTGGTGACCCGGAGCGGCGATCGCCCGATCGGCGGTTACGCGTGAAAGGCCCAGTTGAGAACTGATGGACGACGCAACGACGGAAGACCTCTCGCAAAGCTCCGGTTTCTGCCACGATTCCGAGTGGGCGGGGCACGCACCTGCGCTCCGTCAGTCGTCACACCTCTGATCAGTGGGAGAGTCACGGTGTACTTCGCCGCACTGCTCGCGCGCACTCAAGACGGGTGGGAAGCGAGCGACACAGAGCTAGACGATGTGGAGACCCTGTCGGATCTGGCTGATCTGGCCCGGGAAGCCGCGCAGGACGAGGACACGGTGCTCGTCTTCATCGAGCAGGAGGGTGCCTGGTTCGGCATCGTCCGGGTCGAGGGCGAGGACGATCCCCGTATCTATGTCTCCGACGGGGCCGCGGCGGCGCGTTCCTCGTACGGGGAGATCCTCACCGATGAACTGCTCGGCGGGGACAAGGACGACCCCGCCGAGGATCTGGACGCGCTGGACCTCGACGGCACGGAGGACGGGGAGCCGGACGGGGACGAGGACCCCGACCGGGACACCGATGCCGGGTCGGCCCTGGCCGGCCCGCTCGGCGACCGTCATATCCTGGCCGACCTGGGCCTGACGGAGGGGGAACTGCTGGCACTGGACACCGACGCACTGGGAGAGATCGCGGACGCGCTGGGCGCTTCGGAGGTTCTGGAGACCGTCCGCTAGTCCCCGGACAGTCCCCGGACCGGGTTCGCCCGGGGTGTCGTGGTGATCGGGCGCGGGCGGCGGCAGATCCACCGGGCGCGGCCCCGGGCCCGCACGGCGGGTGCGGAACAGACGGACGAGACGGACGAACGACGGAGCGGTACGCCGGTGACGGCATGGACTGAACCGGGCCCCGGCCCGGACCCGGTACGGACCCGGTGGGAGGCGCCGATGCGCCTCGCCCTGGCCGAGGCCGAACGCGCGGCGCTGTCCGGCGATGTGCCGGTCGGCGCCGTCGTTCTGGCCGCGGACGGCACCCGGCTCGCCACGGGCCACAACGAACGCGAACTGACCGGCGACCCCACGGCCCACGCCGAGGTCCTGGCGATCCGCCGGGCGGCGCGGCGGATCGGCGGCTGGCGGCTGTCCGACTGCACCCTCGTGGTCACCCTGGAGCCGTGCACGATGTGCGCGGGCGCGATCACCCAGTCCCGGGTGGGCCGGGTGGTCTACGGGGCCCGCGACGAGAAGGCGGGCGCGGTGGGCTCCCTGTGGGACGTCGTCCGCGACCGCAGACTCAACCACCGCCCCGAGGTGATCATCGGCGTCCTGGAGCCGGAGTGCGCCCGGCTGATGACGGACTTCTTCCGCCACCGCTGACCCCCGGCCCCGCCCCGGCCGCCTCCCCCTCGCCCCCTCCCGCTATCGGATTTCGGTCCACGGCCCACCTTGGGCTAAGCTCTCTCCCGGTAGCGTGTCCGAGCGGCCGAAGGAGCTCGCCTCGAAAGCGAGTGTGGCGTAACCCGTCACCGAGGGTTCAAATCCCTCCGCTACCGCTCTTGCACCCCTTGATCTGCGGAAACGTGGTCAGGGGGTGTTTTGCGTGCGGGCACCCGCAGCGAGTGCGCGCAGCCGCCCGTCCACGACCCGCCTCAACCCCCTTGCCCCGGAAGGCCGCACGAGTATCGCGCCACCCAGGGCGCACTCCCTTCACCTCCTTCCGCGCGGCCCTCGTCGTCCACCCACACCGAATACACTGTTAACAGTTTCGTGCGCATGGCACTGCGCTTGCGCGGGTGGGCTGGGCTTCGCTACGGTCGTTCCACCACCGAGGGGACGTTGGACAAAGGCAAAACCCCTGGCAGCCGCGTGCTGCCAGGGGTTCGAAGAGCCGTGCCCCGGGTGGCGTGCAGAGCAGCGGCGGACCCGGGGCTTTCGTGGCCACCGTACCACCGCCGTCGATTCCTGTAGCCGGGTCCGCGCAGGCGGAGCCATGTCCGGAGGGGGACATCCATGTTCGAGAAACTGCCGGTGTGGCTGATCCGCGCTTTTTCCCGCCCGCGTCTCAGCAGGTACGTCGTGGCCGCCCAGGGCGACCCGCGGACCGCGGTCCGCCTGTACTGGTGGAACATCGAGGCATGCGGCGCGCTGTACGGCCCGCTGCACTGCCTTGAACTGGCCCTGCGCAACGCCCTGCACGACCGGCTCAGCGAAGCGTACGGCCGTCCCGACTGGTGGGAGACGGCCCCTCTCGACCACCACGGCCAGCGGCTGGTGACCGACGCCCGGCGGAAGTGCGAGCGCAGGGGGACCGCCCCCACGCCCGACGCCGTCGTCGCGGAGCTGTCCTTCGGCTTCTGGGTCTCGCTGCTGAGCCGACGGTACGACCGGGGTCTGTGGGTGCCCGTGCTGCACAAGGCGTTCCCGCTGCTGGACCAGCCGCGCAAGCAGCTTCACGACGGCCTCTCGTCGCTGGTGCTGCTGCGGAACCGGATCATGCACCATGAACCCGTGCACCACCGTGATCTCGCGGCCGACCATGCCAAGATCTACCGGATGCTCGGGTACCTCAGCCCCGAGCTGGTGGTGGAGGCCAAAGTCATGGACCGGTTCCCCGATGTGCTGGCCGTCCGTGCCGCCGCGCTCGCCGGTACCCGGCCCACCCGTTTCTGATCCGGAGGAGCATCCCGTGACCGATCTCGGTCGGTACGTCGTCACCCGCGCCGACATCGCGCGTCTCGCGGGCGTCCAGCGTCCTGCCGTGTCCAACTGGGAGCGACGGTACGGCGACTTCCCCGCGCCGACGCGGTCCCCCGACCACCCGGGCGTGGATGTCTTCCGGGCCGACCGGATCGCCGTCTGGCTGGACCGGCGCAAGATCCAGTCGAGCGGGCGGCGGGACTGGGAACCCGCCGGTACGACGTTCGGGGACCGATTCCGCCGGGCACTGGGCGACCGCCGGTTCATCACATCGGAGTTCGTCCATCACCTCCTGGCCCGGCAGGATCGGTTCCGCGGGGAAATCGCCTCCGACGAGTACCTGAAACTGCTGCTCGCACTGGTCTATGCCTGGGGGAGGAGCGGTACCGATGCCACTCGGGGGGAGGCGTACCAGGAAGCGCTGGGGCTGTTCGACTTCGCCCCCCGGATCGCCGGTCACCGCGAGACCGCGGACCTCGCGGACTTCGTCTTTCAGCAGGTTCCCGCGCGGCGGGAGGAGTGCGCGGCGGTCTTCGATCTGCTGCTGGACCACTACCGCAGCACGCAGGGGCGGAGGGACGGAGGCGAGTTCTTCACCCCGAGGTCCGTCGCACGGACCATGGCCCGGCTTCTTGCCGCCGCCGGGCACCCGCCGGAGCGGGTGCACGACCCCTTCTGCCGGGCCGGGGAGGTACTGACGGCTCTGCTGGCCGAGCTGCCCGCTCAGGCGGAACCCCTGGTCACGGGCTCGGCACCCGGCGTGGACGCCCTGGCGCTCGCCCGTATGAACCTCACCCTCCATGGCGCGGAGGAGGCGGCGCTCCGGCACCGCATGGAGATCGAGGACCCGTTCGCCGGTCCCGGCGAAGGGCACGGTGCCGACTGGGTCGCGACCAATCCCCCCTTCGGGTTCAAGCTGTCCGACGAGGCCCGCGAGCGGTGGGGACGGCCCTGGCCCTATGGGCCGCCCGGCTCACGGGGCGACCTCGCCTGGCTTCAGCATGTGGTGGAGTCGCTGGCCCCGGGCGGACGGGCGGCGGTGGTGATGCCGAACGGTGCCGGGTTCGCCGGTGGCCGCGCGCAGACCGTCCGTGCCCGGATGGTCCACGACGGTGTCGTGGAGTGCGTCATGGAACTGCCGCCCCATCTCTTCTCCGACACGGCGATCCCCGTCAGCATCTGGATGCTGACCCGCCCCCGGCCGGGCACCCGGCGACGGGATGTCCTCTTCGTCGACGGCTCGGCACTCGGTGCCATGACCGGCCCGGCCTCGCGCGAGTTCACCGACGCGGACATCGCCGCGCTGGTGGGCGCGTACAGCACCTGGCGGAACGGCGGGGACGGAGCCGACCCGGGCGGGGCCGCCTCCGATGTCCCCTCCGTGCCCTTCCGCGCTCTCGGCCTCGACGAGATCCGGGAGTGGGAGTACCGGCTCACTCCCCACGCACTGGTGGGTCCGGACACCCCGTTCGCGGCACCGGACTCCACCGGGCAGAGCCTCGGCCGTCGGCTGGAGCGACTGGAGGCGGCGGTGGAACGGCTGCGGGAGCTGAGCGACGAGGCGGCGCGGTTGGGCACCGTAGAGCGATGGACAGCGGCTCCGGCTGCTGACGGGGGCCCCTCGGAGAGCTACCCCCCGGGGTGGCGGGAGGCGACCCTCGGCGAGCTGGCGGAGATCACCACAGGGCCGGGCGGCAAGTGGCCCGAGGGGACGGGCGAGCCCTCGGCGGGTGTCCCCGTGGTCCGCGCGAGACATGTGAGCGGACACCGCATCCTGCACGGGGACACCGGAACGGTTCCCTGGGAGGAGGCGGAAGCGCACCCCCGCTACCGGCTCAGGGCCGGGGACCTGGTGATGACGCGCAGCGGCACGGTGGGCCGGTGCGCGCTCGTCACGGCGGCGGAGGACGGCTGGCTCTTCGGCACCCATCTGGTGCGGATTCGGCCCCACTCCCCTGTCTGGTCGGACTACCTTCTCGGCTTCCTGACCCGCCCCGGGACGCAGGACTGGATCGACCGGCGGGCCGCCGGGACCACCGGCGTACGCCATGTATCCGCGAAAAGTCTCGCCGGGCTGCCGGTCCTTCTCCCTCCGGAGGACGAGCGGGAGCGCATCGGCCGACTGCTGCACCGGCTGGACGAGCGCCGACGGGTCCATACCTCCGTCGTCGCGACGCTCGACGAGTACCGCGCCGAGCTGGCCGATCTGCTCCTGTCCGGCCGCGTACGCCCGGATGACCAGGATTGAGGGGAGGGCCGTCGAAGCTCTTGCCCCCCGCCGGGCCCCCGGACGGGAAGAAGCCCCGTCCGGTGAGGGGGACGGGGCTTCTTCAGTGTCGGGTCGGGGGAAGCGGCGTCGTGCGGAGGCCGCTTCCCCCGGCGAGGGAGACCGGTCCAGCAAGCCCATGTCCGCAGTCGGGGGGGGGTTGATGCGGACGTGGGCCCCGCAGCGTGGCACGGTCCCCTGCCCGCCGGACTCCTGCCAGATTCCCGCGGGCGCTTCCTCCATCGTGCGGCCCCGGGGGCGGCGGGACCGACGACGAACGACCCCGATCCGAGGGCCCTTGGTCCTTAAAGACTCGGTTAGACTTCCGCGACTCTCCAGGGTCCGCCGGGATCGGGGAGCGGACAGGGGCCGGCGGGAACATCGGGGAGGACGAGAAAACCATGGCACGGGCGAAGAACGTCGCGATCTATCTCGTCGCCGCCTTCCTCCTCTACATCATCGTCACCGCCCCGGACCGGGCGGCCGATCTTGTGCAGATAGGCTTCGAGGGGATATCGAGCGCCGCGAAGAGCGTCGGCGACTTCCTGTCCGAGCTGCTCGAATAGGGTCGGCGCAGGACACCGCACCCGCCCCGCCCCACCGAGGAGCCCCTCCGTGATCCGTCATCTGGTCCTCTTCAAGCTGAACGAGGGCGTCGCCCGGGACGAACCGCGGGTGGCCGCCGGGGTGCGGGCCTTCGAGGAGCTGGGCGGTCTGGTGCCCGAACTGGAGTTCTGGGAGTGCGCCTGGAACATCACCGACCGGGACATCGCCTATGACTTCGCGATCAACTCCGCCGTGGCCGACCACGCGGCGCTGACGCGCTATCTCCAGCACCCGGCCCACCAGGCCGCCGCCGATCGCTGGCGGGAGTTCGCCACCTGGGTGATCGCGGACTACGAGATCTGAGCCCGCTTCCCGCACAGCCGTCCGTCAGACACGCGTACGGACTTTCGCACACAGGAGCGAGTGCCGATCGGACGGCACCCCCCGGGACCCCTTGCCCTCAGGGCAGGGGGTCCTTTGACATTAAGGGGCCCAACTTGCCTTCAACACGGTGTTATCGGGTGCTTGCACACAGTGGACATGTCTTGTGATGCTATGACCGCTTTTGATGGATGAGTTGTCGTCGATGACCGATGACCGATGACCGCGAAGGGGTGGCGTCACTGTGCCGGCCAGCACCGCGCCTGAAGCACTGCCCCAGAACGAGCGCCCGGACGACAGCCCGCCCGCCACCGTCACCCCCGCCCGGCAGAACGACACCGACGACACCCCGGACAACGGGGCCGGAGGGGGGACGGGGACCCGCGACGGCACCGACGGCACCGGCGCCGCGGCGGACGGGGGGCCGGGCGGGGACCCGCAGGAGACGGCGGAGACGACGGAGCCGGCGGAGGCCCGCCCGGGAGGCGGCCGGGGGGCCGACACCCGCGCGCTCACCCAGGTGCTCTTCGCCGAGCTGAAGACGCTGGAGCCCGGCTCCCCCGAGCACACCCGGGTGCGCGGAGCCCTGATCGAGGCAAACCTCCCGCTGGTCCGGTACGCCGCCGCCCGCTTCCGCAGCCGCAACGAGCCGATGGAGGACGTCGTCCAGGTCGGCACGATCGGACTCATCAACGCGATCGACCGCTTCGACCCGGACCGGGGTGTACAGTTCCCGACCTTCGCCATGCCCACCGTCGTCGGCGAGATCAAACGCTACTTTCGCGACAATGTCCGCACGGTCCATGTCCCCCGGCGACTCCATGAACTCTGGGTCCAGGTCAATGGCGCGACCGAGGATCTGACCACGGCGCATGGCCGAATCCCGACCACCGCGGAGATCGCCGAACGGCTGCGCATCGGCGAGGACGAAGTGCTCGCCTGCATCGAGGCGGGCCGCTCCTACCATGCCACGTCCCTGGAGGCCGCGCAGGAGGGCGACGGCCTGCCGGGCCTGCTCGACCGGCTCGGATACGAGGACCCGGCGCTGGCGGGGGTCGAACACCGGGACCTCGTCCGCCATCTGCTGGTGCAACTGCCCGAGCGTGAGCAGCGGATCTTGATGCTCCGTTATTACAGCAATCTGACGCAGTCACAGATCAGCCAGGAGTTGGGGGTCTCCCAGATGCATGTGTCAAGACTGTTGGCCAGGAGCTTCGCCCGATTGCGATCCGCAAACAGGATCGAAGCGTAGCCGGAACGGGTAGACCCGGTAGGGACCGGTCCCCCGGGAGGACCCTGGCGCACCCCTCGC
The nucleotide sequence above comes from Streptomyces clavuligerus. Encoded proteins:
- the tadA gene encoding tRNA adenosine(34) deaminase TadA is translated as MRLALAEAERAALSGDVPVGAVVLAADGTRLATGHNERELTGDPTAHAEVLAIRRAARRIGGWRLSDCTLVVTLEPCTMCAGAITQSRVGRVVYGARDEKAGAVGSLWDVVRDRRLNHRPEVIIGVLEPECARLMTDFFRHR
- a CDS encoding N-6 DNA methylase, translating into MTDLGRYVVTRADIARLAGVQRPAVSNWERRYGDFPAPTRSPDHPGVDVFRADRIAVWLDRRKIQSSGRRDWEPAGTTFGDRFRRALGDRRFITSEFVHHLLARQDRFRGEIASDEYLKLLLALVYAWGRSGTDATRGEAYQEALGLFDFAPRIAGHRETADLADFVFQQVPARREECAAVFDLLLDHYRSTQGRRDGGEFFTPRSVARTMARLLAAAGHPPERVHDPFCRAGEVLTALLAELPAQAEPLVTGSAPGVDALALARMNLTLHGAEEAALRHRMEIEDPFAGPGEGHGADWVATNPPFGFKLSDEARERWGRPWPYGPPGSRGDLAWLQHVVESLAPGGRAAVVMPNGAGFAGGRAQTVRARMVHDGVVECVMELPPHLFSDTAIPVSIWMLTRPRPGTRRRDVLFVDGSALGAMTGPASREFTDADIAALVGAYSTWRNGGDGADPGGAASDVPSVPFRALGLDEIREWEYRLTPHALVGPDTPFAAPDSTGQSLGRRLERLEAAVERLRELSDEAARLGTVERWTAAPAADGGPSESYPPGWREATLGELAEITTGPGGKWPEGTGEPSAGVPVVRARHVSGHRILHGDTGTVPWEEAEAHPRYRLRAGDLVMTRSGTVGRCALVTAAEDGWLFGTHLVRIRPHSPVWSDYLLGFLTRPGTQDWIDRRAAGTTGVRHVSAKSLAGLPVLLPPEDERERIGRLLHRLDERRRVHTSVVATLDEYRAELADLLLSGRVRPDDQD
- a CDS encoding Dabb family protein — encoded protein: MIRHLVLFKLNEGVARDEPRVAAGVRAFEELGGLVPELEFWECAWNITDRDIAYDFAINSAVADHAALTRYLQHPAHQAAADRWREFATWVIADYEI
- a CDS encoding RNA polymerase sigma factor SigF, producing MPASTAPEALPQNERPDDSPPATVTPARQNDTDDTPDNGAGGGTGTRDGTDGTGAAADGGPGGDPQETAETTEPAEARPGGGRGADTRALTQVLFAELKTLEPGSPEHTRVRGALIEANLPLVRYAAARFRSRNEPMEDVVQVGTIGLINAIDRFDPDRGVQFPTFAMPTVVGEIKRYFRDNVRTVHVPRRLHELWVQVNGATEDLTTAHGRIPTTAEIAERLRIGEDEVLACIEAGRSYHATSLEAAQEGDGLPGLLDRLGYEDPALAGVEHRDLVRHLLVQLPEREQRILMLRYYSNLTQSQISQELGVSQMHVSRLLARSFARLRSANRIEA